From Lepisosteus oculatus isolate fLepOcu1 chromosome 8, fLepOcu1.hap2, whole genome shotgun sequence, one genomic window encodes:
- the churc1 gene encoding protein Churchill, giving the protein MCGGCVQKEYPDRGSTCLENGSYLLNYVGCAKCNQRDFVMIDNRVTEDDDGEEIVTYDHVCKNCHHIIARHEYTFSVVDEYQEYTMLCMLCGKAEDSISVLPDDPRQTAPLF; this is encoded by the exons ATGTGTGGAGGTTGTGTACAGAAGGAATACCCTGACAGG GGTAGCACATGTTTAGAAAATGGGTCCTATTTGTTGAATTATGTGGGCTGTGCAAAATGCAACCAGCGGGACTTTGTGATGATCGACAACAGAGTCACAGAAGATGACGATGGAGAAGAAATTGTCACCTATGACC ATGTGTGTAAAAATTGTCATCACATCATCGCAAGGCATGAATACACCTTTTCTGTTGTGGATGAGTACCAA GAATACACCATGCTCTGTATGCTGTGTGGAAAAGCAGAGGATTCTATCAGCGTTCTACCCGACGACCCCCGGCAGACAGCCCCTCTCTTCTAG